One part of the Lapillicoccus jejuensis genome encodes these proteins:
- a CDS encoding sulfite exporter TauE/SafE family protein, giving the protein MPLLVLPVGLVIGLSLGALGGGGSILTVPALVYLLGQDPRQATTGSLVIVGLTSLVALVPHARRGRVRAGQGLAFGALGTAGSFAGSALAAHVAPAVLLTGFAALMLLVATLMIRRSRAAAASPAAPDLGRADLEPMLTLRPLSCACPRVVRLLVTATVVGLVTGFFGVGGGFVLVPALVLALSFDMPTAVGTSLLVIAVNSATALLARASSGTSPSWAVVVAVTTVAVVGSLVGGRLASRVPPRLLTRAFSVLLVGVALYTAARSLPRL; this is encoded by the coding sequence GTGCCCCTGCTCGTGCTGCCCGTCGGCCTCGTCATCGGGCTGTCGCTGGGTGCGCTCGGCGGCGGCGGCTCCATCCTCACCGTCCCCGCCCTGGTCTACCTGCTGGGTCAGGACCCTCGCCAGGCGACCACCGGGTCCCTCGTCATCGTCGGGCTGACCTCGCTGGTCGCGCTCGTCCCGCACGCGCGGCGCGGCCGGGTCCGCGCCGGGCAGGGGCTCGCCTTCGGCGCGCTCGGCACCGCGGGCTCGTTCGCCGGGAGCGCGCTGGCCGCGCACGTCGCACCAGCGGTCCTGCTCACCGGGTTCGCCGCGCTGATGCTGCTCGTCGCGACGCTGATGATCCGCCGCTCCCGCGCAGCGGCGGCCTCGCCCGCCGCCCCCGACCTCGGCCGGGCCGACCTCGAGCCCATGCTCACCCTGCGACCGCTGTCGTGCGCCTGTCCGCGGGTGGTTCGGCTGCTCGTCACCGCCACCGTGGTCGGCTTGGTGACCGGGTTCTTCGGCGTCGGGGGCGGGTTCGTCCTCGTCCCCGCCCTCGTGCTCGCGCTGTCCTTCGACATGCCGACGGCCGTCGGCACCTCCCTGCTCGTCATCGCCGTCAACAGCGCGACCGCACTGCTGGCCCGCGCGAGCAGCGGGACGTCGCCGTCCTGGGCGGTGGTCGTCGCCGTCACCACGGTCGCCGTCGTCGGCAGCCTGGTCGGGGGCCGGCTCGCCTCGCGGGTCCCCCCGCGGCTGCTGACGCGGGCCTTCTCGGTCCTGCTCGTCGGCGTCGCGCTCTACACCGCGGCCCGCAGCCTGCCGCGGCTCTGA
- a CDS encoding pilus assembly protein TadG-related protein has protein sequence MRRLLASTRRRDRGVVAVATALLLTLLVGCCGMVVDVGRWYLTQQQAQRAADAAAMAGVTSLPGDPTTAYSKAATYAGYNGFTTGGGTTVTSAATGAGGNRLAVTVRTSVNNFFLPLFGINKTNIATTATADYVAPVQMGSPCNRIGLDPESPPSVAYPSCSTSTGRLWVNVNSPSTEKLQGDPYSVTNCGDTSSGTNRVADNCASLSGPNNEYTANGFFYELIVSKPGTLNVQLYDAPWVDTAVFCNSSAMNGLASALGSSDPRYSAGATNYCDGDAYTYPYLSNYYTAQEATTYTLRSNDGSTDPLSHSVVGGSCTKTYAGYEPASASQFASDITNNVNGLGDTFHKWSTLCSITATPGTYMLQVQSAQNVAGQGMTNHFSIRATSSAGNDAVAVSGHQAMGLFAQDGAGSQFYLARVPTAAAGQTLQVGFFDIGDCQGTLCHIQIVQPDGTPAGTCIGSGPVSGSLGSCDFDIPSSTFNGRWQKLFISIPTTYSCNDADQTACWYSVRYTAGTPTDVTAWQASINGTPVRLVN, from the coding sequence TTGCGTCGACTGCTCGCGTCGACCCGACGCCGGGACCGTGGTGTCGTCGCGGTCGCGACCGCGCTCCTGCTGACGCTGCTCGTGGGGTGCTGCGGGATGGTCGTCGACGTCGGTCGCTGGTACCTCACGCAGCAGCAGGCCCAGCGGGCGGCCGACGCCGCCGCGATGGCGGGGGTGACGTCGCTGCCGGGGGACCCGACGACGGCGTACAGCAAGGCCGCGACGTACGCGGGCTACAACGGCTTCACCACCGGCGGCGGCACGACGGTGACGAGCGCGGCCACGGGGGCGGGCGGGAACCGGCTCGCCGTCACCGTGCGGACGTCGGTCAACAACTTCTTCCTCCCGCTCTTCGGGATCAACAAGACCAACATCGCCACCACCGCGACGGCCGACTACGTCGCCCCGGTGCAGATGGGCAGCCCCTGCAACCGGATCGGGCTCGACCCCGAGTCCCCGCCGAGCGTGGCCTACCCCAGCTGCAGCACGAGCACCGGCCGGCTGTGGGTCAACGTCAACAGCCCGAGCACCGAGAAGCTGCAGGGCGACCCGTACTCGGTCACCAACTGCGGTGACACCTCCAGCGGCACCAACCGCGTCGCCGACAACTGCGCGAGCCTGTCCGGCCCCAACAACGAGTACACCGCCAACGGCTTCTTCTACGAGCTCATCGTCAGCAAGCCGGGCACCCTCAACGTGCAGCTGTACGACGCCCCGTGGGTGGACACCGCCGTCTTCTGCAACAGCTCGGCCATGAACGGCCTGGCCTCGGCGCTCGGGTCGAGCGACCCGCGCTACAGCGCGGGCGCGACGAACTACTGCGACGGCGACGCCTACACCTACCCCTACCTGTCGAACTACTACACCGCGCAAGAGGCCACGACGTACACCCTGCGGTCCAACGACGGCAGCACCGACCCGCTCAGCCACTCCGTCGTCGGCGGGTCGTGCACCAAGACCTACGCGGGCTACGAGCCGGCCAGCGCCAGCCAGTTCGCCTCCGACATCACCAACAACGTGAACGGCCTCGGCGACACCTTCCACAAGTGGTCGACGCTGTGCAGCATCACCGCGACGCCCGGGACCTACATGCTCCAGGTCCAGTCGGCGCAGAACGTCGCGGGTCAGGGCATGACCAACCACTTCAGCATCCGGGCGACGTCGAGCGCCGGCAACGACGCGGTCGCCGTCTCCGGGCACCAGGCCATGGGCCTGTTCGCGCAGGACGGCGCCGGGTCGCAGTTCTACCTCGCGCGGGTCCCCACCGCCGCCGCGGGCCAGACCCTGCAGGTCGGGTTCTTCGACATCGGCGACTGCCAGGGCACGCTGTGCCACATCCAGATCGTCCAGCCCGACGGCACCCCCGCCGGCACGTGCATCGGCTCCGGCCCGGTGTCCGGGTCGCTCGGCAGCTGCGACTTCGACATCCCCTCGTCCACCTTCAACGGACGATGGCAGAAGCTCTTCATCTCGATCCCGACGACCTACTCCTGCAACGACGCCGACCAGACGGCGTGCTGGTACAGCGTCAGGTACACCGCGGGCACCCCGACCGACGTGACGGCCTGGCAGGCCAGCATCAATGGCACCCCGGTCCGGCTCGTCAACTGA